Proteins from a genomic interval of Maylandia zebra isolate NMK-2024a linkage group LG15, Mzebra_GT3a, whole genome shotgun sequence:
- the cipcb gene encoding CLOCK-interacting pacemaker has protein sequence MTTKRKAENHTRAGNLPVIMKPGRSQADSERDSGFSDASSEHMSTMDTTDSEDSPHPVVQQGPRTTGSGTHPSGLAVVGGLSPMIIMNNVLLKQPGENPPALKPWGFSPTVEVVQQPQVVFIQPVVSRQASSGTKEANSKHRRPKKYFPILKSYPKIAPHPGDSSSSSGRGTAPSTYSSSSSSGSEKCSTLTSITREHCQREKPQRSLCNSAGNSGPTTPGLPATPTTMSPLLQSRSCLLTGETNTTPVRERPSSAVSQADCTTLLSFSHATGSKNFTLPVSPAVVSLSEGNDSDGDADTRRKRFCNTYNILSNSGLLDITLRTKELLKQNQRTQNDIDRLKKQTDLFLQALRSGDTSICVKLQATLLEEDRE, from the exons ATGACCACAAAGAGGAAGGCAGAGAATCACACCAGGGCAGGAAACCTTCCTGTCATCATGAAGCCTGGACGCTCCCAAgctgattcagagagagactCTGGCTTTTCAG ATGCGAGCTCAGAGCACATGAGCACGATGGACACCACAGATTCTGAGGATTCACCACACCCTGTTGTACAGCAGGGACCACGGACCACTGGCTCAGGGACCCACCCTTCTGGACTTGCAGTGGTGGGTGGGCTCTCTCCCATGATCATCATGAACAATGTCCTGCTCAAGCAG CCTGGAGAGAATCCTCCTGCTCTGAAGCCCTGGGGGTTTAGTCCAACTGTGGAGGTGGTTCAGCAGCCTCAGGTGGTCTTTATCCAGCCTGTGGTTTCTCGTCAAGCTTCCTCAGGCACCAAAGAGGCCAACTCTAAACACAGACGCCCTAAGAAGTATTTTCCAATCCTAAAATCCTACCCAAAGATTGCCCCACATCCCGGGGACAGCTCTAGCTCCTCAGGAAGAGGAACTGCCCCCTCAACttactcctcctcttcttcttcagggtcaGAGAAATGTAGTACTTTGACCTCCATCACTCGGGAACACTGTCAGCGAGAGAAGCCACAGAGAAGTTTATGTAATAGTGCTGGTAACTCTGGCCCAACCACTCCTGGTCTTCCTGCAACCCCCACCACAATGTCTCCTTTGCTCCAGAGCAGATCATGTCTCTTAACAGGAGAAACCAACACCACTCCTGTGAGGGAGAGGCCTTCATCGGCTGTCAGCCAGGCAGACTGTACGActttgctgtctttcagtcatGCTACTGGATCCAAAAACTTTACACTCCCTGTTTCCCCAGCGGTCGTCTCACTGAGTGAAGGTAACGACAGTGACGGTGATGCTGACACAAGAAGGAAGCGCTTCTGCAACACTTACAACATCCTGAGCAATTCTGGCCTGCTAGACATCACACTCCGTACCAAGGAGCTCCTCAAGCAGAACCAGCGCACGCAGAACGACATAGACcggctgaaaaaacaaacagacctctTTCTTCAGGCTCTGCGGAGcggagacaccagcatctgtGTTAAACTGCAGGCCACTCTTTTGGAAGAAGACAGAGAATGA